GGGCATTGAGAATACTCGCAAGTATATATCTTCGGATTCATTATTGTATTCGACTCATCTGTCATCTGCTTCCTCTTTTGGTTGAAGTCTGAATTGTTCTCCATGAATTCTTCCTTAATCTGAGGTCCCACAGGTGCCATCATAAGTCTTTCTCTAGATCCAGGAGCTCCCATATTAAAGAAATTGAGATCATGGGGCTTGCTTTCCTCTGTTTCGATATTCGGTTCATCTTCAACTCCTTCGACATCGTAATCACTAGTGTCGCTGATCAAAAGAGATCCTCCCCCGCAAATCGACACGGGTGGGCATTTATCAGGATACAATTTCCTAGCCAACGCTTCTTCCTGGTTCACAATGGCCAACCATGTAGCACTTTCCTTTGCAGTCATCTTGTCTTGCAAACACTTAGACTGGCGAACAAGCTTGCGAATCTTGGCAATATCAGGTGACATATGCTTAATCACCGCAGTGAGAACGCTGACTTTCCAAGCCTTCTTCAGATCATGGGGCTTCTTATAAGGGGGTGGCCCCTGGTCCTTAGGTAGTCCTAGTTCAGGCCACCATTGCTCGTTTCCGGTGGGCCACCATGGCGGGGAAACTCCCTTCTCCAACGGAAAACGCCTCTGAGGTGGATCACAGTGCTGCATCAGAGCCGACAAAAGTGACCCAAGGGTTGTGTCTTGGAGCTCTTGTAAAGTGTGAGGAGTGGATGCCACTATATTGCAGTCGTCATTGTTCCCAGGAATCGCATGGTCAGCCTGATATTTGGCTATTGCTGCAGGGCCGTTTCTATCGAATCTGACTTTTTCTTTCCACCAGGCACGAAGATTATCAGAAGCTCCACTTACCGGTTTTCCTTTCTCAGGAATAATCCCATAAACGAATCCTTGAGCTTTACAGACCTCCATCATTTTCAACATATACTTCAGGATCCCGTCTTGAGCCCGAGACATCTTCTTCCTTCGGGCCTGCTCCTGGGATTGACGCTGCTTTGAATTATCTGTGCCTTCCTTCTCTTTGCTTTGTTCTTTGAGTCGCCTCAAAAGCATTCGGTCGCGCCACATCCTTCTCTCAAGCTCATCAACATCCAGCTCTTCATCACTATAATCTTCCTCCAAAGCACCCTCAGCTTCATGCTCCTGAGCTGTCTCTTGTTCCCCAGGAGGAGCCGAAAAATATTCAAGATTTCGGCAAAAGCCAATATCTTCAAAGATTCCCATGGTGTTCATCATTGGAATAAACACACCACAGTTACAAaagcaattaatttaaacccGTGTCGTCGGCTTGAAACCACTTGTTTATGGATGGATTGTTTTCTTATCTAAGCACTGTTCAAATAAAAACGACAGCTTCAGGGAATTTACAATCCACAGAATTTCAAGTTCTGGTGAAACATCCCAAGAAAATCGATCATTCACGATATCCTGTCAACATATTAACATCAATAGTTGGTTAAAAACTTAAATGCTACCTCAAGAAGCAGAACTACTTTGAATTGGTTATAGCTCCAACAcaacactttaaaaaaaaaaattaaaaaaattaaaaagtcaaAACTCATCagataaaatgaataaaataaacaaagcGTAGAAGAAACACTCACTCATATGCCAAGcgaattaaatctataaattatatatatttcagccagcgaaagaaagaaaaacatccATATTAGAGGAGAAATCGTCATTTAATCactaaataatattatataagagaaagaaaataagaagataatataaaatatatccaaaatttaattattacaagATGTATTTTCAACGtcaaaaaaagggaaaaatcaaCATGAATATCAGATTGTAAGTAATTAACTAAAGCGTTCCTAATTATTCGGTTCCAATCCATACCCTTAACACTAAGATTTGAAACTCTGCGTGAAAGAAACGCCACGTTCGATCCGCGTATATAATCTTCGCCAAAGAATTTCCAGCAAATTTCTCCGTCTCTAAAGCAAAACTAAAACTAAGTTTTATGACCAAAAACAGAGATAGAAATAATAGAATTCATACTCTACATGAATTTATATTCACGCCGACTGCAACTCTTCGCTTTAGTGACAAAAAGAAGACGACCTCAGCAGCCTTTAGATCGCGAAACTCGGGGTCAATCAAAATCTCCTACCCGATAAAATGGAAAGAAACGACGACAATCAACAAGTAACGCAAGGATCAAAAGCgttgaagaagaaaacaagTGGCAGAACTTACAAAAAAAGTCAGCAATACATAACCAAACGAAACGCATGTAGTTCTTCAAAACAACATGCCGAAAATTCGCATATACCTCACTCGATAACAAACAATTCAGATAACCAAAAACCTCCAACCGCAAACTACGGACTCAATAACTACAGCAAGAGGATCAACACAAAATGAAATCAAAACTCAgcacaaaaacaaaagaaaaaaaaataaaaaacagagaGAATCACAATCACAACCACAAGCACAAGCATATATTCGATTGAAAAACGAAAACACTCCACAATTTCAAGCTCCATTAATCAAATTCACATATCAAAACAGTAATAAACCCAATAACAAGCAGCAAAAAACCGAAATAGTACAAGAGTTACGCTCTATCATTtctagaaattgaattttaccTTCCGTAAGCCATTTGAAAATCCTCTTCTTCGCCGCTGAAATTCATCAATTACAgaggaaaaaagagagagaaacgaAGTGACGGTGCTGAGGCTTTTGTTGTTATCCTCTTGAGAAAATGGTGGGTCCTCAAATGCAAAAGACAAACAGTAAAATCCCAAGGGAGGAGGAGACTTAACACGATCCCCCAGTATTTAACCGTGGTTGGGTTAACTCTTCTAACCGCGGTTAAACCTCTTGGGGGCTGCcgtttggaattttgcatgtgGGGTTATTTTCTTCTGTTTCGTTTTCATTTTACAATCCCTTAGTCTCTCGTTTCAGATCCTGACACGTGGCTTTTTGTgtctgttttttttcttttaatttataaaaaatatttttattcatttatggatgaaaatttaataaacgTGGGAGACGACTCTTCGTGtttcaaattattaattaaaggcACCCCTTGCCTCCCACTTCCATACACCAAATCACTAATTcgaagttttaattaatttcctatgttagataaattaataatattaacttAGTTGGAAAATAATTATGGAACGATTGTAAATATagtaatacaatataaaagaatttataaatataacaaaatttaaattttattttcaaaatatacgaGTGATAGACTATATTGTTAGTAGAGATTTATCGGTAATAGATCATATCGCcgtagaagtctattagtgataaaatcTATCGTCCatagattttgttatacttacaattctttaaaaatattactgttacatttaattattatcTCTAAAAGTGTTATGTAATGTAATTACTCgataatatttaaatagagTGAATTTgctttaattttgttaaaatagtCGGCTTAAATcctggttaattaattgatggTTTACAgaacaataatatatttattttttttatataaaagagGCAAAAATGTATGGAAAAAAAACAAGTTATGTGTGATGAAAAGAAGTAGGTGGCttatttctaaaaagaaaaaagaaaaagtaggtGGATAAAAGATTTtagcaaaaagaaaagaaaaaacgtTTTGTATTGAATggaaatttattataaatgtttctATCCTTTTGGGAAAGTTTTCTAGTGTCAATAAATTTTTGTggatatgtatttttttttttcgaaatccatcaaagatatattaaaactaaatatcAAAATCATCCTTGTCAGCCCCAACAACACGGAAAAAGCGAAATAGGAAAGTCATGAGTCTAGTAATGCGAGACGCAAGACGACAAAGCATATTTGACCCCAATTTGCCACATTACTACAGCGAGCATAACTCAACCCTCTCACTTTTAATCTACTTAATAAAGAATATACTTCAGTAAAAGTAATCCCAAATAGAGAGAAGGAAAGGGATTAGGATGATTTACCACAACTTGAGCGTCATATTCAAGCCACATTTCACCACCACAATCTCTTCAACCAACTGCATGAAGGAtttcttaccgaagagttctaTAAACGCATTCGGATcactccaatttcacagtgaccgaaatacaacaatatacattcaaacgtacagttatgcaaactaACAGTCAATGAAAGGCATGttttgaacaaaaaataaacGAGGGAGAGAGTtgtcatactagttgaagacagtcttcaaactTCGGAACTCAATGCAGCGAAAAACTTCAGACTCACGaccgcaacggggacgacaccaccagaaaggagccccgggtattctcggattgagaacccaaagcatggTATTTGGTGAGTTTCGTAGAGGAAGCACAAATCGTGTaagcgataagcaagtgggagggaaaaagatgctatcgtatagcactatgcttatcgtttaggagaaactacacgatcgtgtaggttttactgaacggtcgtttaggaaatggtatacgatcgtttagcaaacccGACACACACTACGATCATTTAGGGAAGCTATccaatcgtgtaggaactagtgtgcgatctTTTAGGCGTGAggtggatgatcgtttaggcggaaagtgactatcgtataggcccTCGAAATACTTAAGCGATTgattacttttcaccaatgtgatctctctttctttttagaCGGaccgattcaaaatgaaaaccattttcattttaattcatcagttacaataactgaTGCATTCCTACTAACCTACGTCCGAATGTGATTTTtgagttaattatcatataattaatcaattaattaataattaatataatcatattatatttttaccctatagtttgatatcatatatctactatagtattttctcctctacttgatataaatcatatttacatctaatttcctccaaaataatgtatttcatacttttagccaattatatcatatataattaaccagtccaattatatcatatataatcgaacttcctcttgtcaatttgaacatttcaaattaacccaaacacttgttatcgactttatccaagctacctaggagacctaatggacctgtggctcgaagctccaacggtctgtgaatagctgactaaactctttagccacgagatccaccatccgttaactgtcaagcattccactaaagaccaatagttgaactcttcttaccatagatatatttctgtgtccatcggatataaccaatcatgagtacgacgacccttcacaaatgctcgtaagtacagttagaccaaattaccgtttttcccctgtagttacatctcacttcttaagtaccactaattcctgccttggggaatgagtgaattctatcttgtgtagttgagttccta
This genomic window from Benincasa hispida cultivar B227 chromosome 4, ASM972705v1, whole genome shotgun sequence contains:
- the LOC120076830 gene encoding ETHYLENE INSENSITIVE 3-like 1 protein, which translates into the protein MMNTMGIFEDIGFCRNLEYFSAPPGEQETAQEHEAEGALEEDYSDEELDVDELERRMWRDRMLLRRLKEQSKEKEGTDNSKQRQSQEQARRKKMSRAQDGILKYMLKMMEVCKAQGFVYGIIPEKGKPVSGASDNLRAWWKEKVRFDRNGPAAIAKYQADHAIPGNNDDCNIVASTPHTLQELQDTTLGSLLSALMQHCDPPQRRFPLEKGVSPPWWPTGNEQWWPELGLPKDQGPPPYKKPHDLKKAWKVSVLTAVIKHMSPDIAKIRKLVRQSKCLQDKMTAKESATWLAIVNQEEALARKLYPDKCPPVSICGGGSLLISDTSDYDVEGVEDEPNIETEESKPHDLNFFNMGAPGSRERLMMAPVGPQIKEEFMENNSDFNQKRKQMTDESNTIMNPKIYTCEYSQCPYNSQHLGFLDRTSRNNHQLNCPFRSDSSHIFNMPSFQTNDDKSSSPVPPSFNHPKPPTRLMNPSPPFRVSGLGLPEDGQKMISDLLSFYDSNLQQDKPLNSGNVDMRDDHNQQQQLPKFQLQVDDNLYCQAAMVGNSIPIQQQHDYSSTKLPFEEYKAAFDSPFGMYPNDNISDFRFGSPFNLASIDYAAVDTSLPKQDTPLWYL